In a single window of the Gossypium hirsutum isolate 1008001.06 chromosome A13, Gossypium_hirsutum_v2.1, whole genome shotgun sequence genome:
- the LOC107893963 gene encoding UDP-galactose/UDP-glucose transporter 3, protein MEAHGAGLRRVLVLAFCVAGIWSAYIYQGFLQETLSTKRFGSDGKRFEHLAFLNLAQNVVCLVWSYIMIKLWSSRSNGGAPLWTYWSAGITNTIGPAMGIEALKYISYPAQVLAKSSKMIPVMLMGTLVYGIRYTFPEYVCTFLVAGGVSAFALMKTSSKTISKLAHPNAPLGYGLCFLNLAFDGFTNATQDSITARYPKTSAWEIMLGMNLWGTIYNMIYMFGWPHGSGFEAVQFCKQHPEAAWDILLYCLCGAVGQNFIFLTISRFGSLANTTVTTTRKFVSIVVSSLLSGNPLSPKQWGCVLMVFSGLSYQIYLKWRKLQRLPKKKKT, encoded by the exons ATGGAGGCACACGGCGCCGGACTCCGGCGAGTTTTGGTGTTGGCATTTTGCGTTGCCGGGATTTGGTCTGCCTATATTTACCAAGGCTTTCTTCAGGAAACTCT GTCCACCAAGCGATTTGGTTCCGACGGGAAGAGGTTTGAGCATCTTGCATTTCTTAACTTGGCGCAAAATGTGGTCTGCTTAGTTTGGTCTTACATAA TGATAAAGCTTTGGTCCAGTAGAAGCAATGGTGGTGCTCCCTTGTGGACTTATTGGAGTGCTGGAATCACAAATACAATTGGTCCGGCCATGGGTATAGAAGCATTGAAGTACATCAGCTACCCGGCTCAG GTGTTGGCCAAGTCCTCAAAAATGATTCCTG TCATGCTGATGGGCACTCTAGTTTATGGTATTCGATACACTTTCCCCGAGTATGTCTGTACTTTCCTTGTGGCTGGAGGAGTATCTGCTTTTGCACTTATGAAG ACTAGCTCTAAAACAATTAGCAAGTTGGCACACCCCAATGCACCCCTTGGATATGGGCTCTGTTTTTTGAACCTTGCATTTGATGGCTTTACAAACGCTACGCAGGATTCAATAACTGCAAG GTATCCAAAGACAAGTGCTTGGGAAATCATGTTGGGAATGAATCTATGGGGCACCATATACAACATGATTTACATGTTTGGCTGGCCGCATGGTAGTGGTTTCGAGGCAGTCCAGTTTTGCAAGCAGCATCCAGAAGCTGCTTGGGATATTCTCCTCTATTGCCTCTGCGGTGCTGTTGGCCAAAATTTCATCTTTCTTACCATAAGTCGATTTGGCTCCTTGGCAAACACAACCGTTACCACCACACGCAAATTTGTCAGTATCGTGGTGTCTTCTCTGCTGAGTGGCAATCCACTGTCCCCAAAGCAATGGGGTTGTGTACTAATGGTCTTCTCTGGGTTGTCATACCAAATCTACCTCAAATGGAGGAAGCTGCAGAGGCTGCCGAAAAAGAAAAAGACCTAA